DNA sequence from the Myxococcus guangdongensis genome:
CGGAGCGGCGGCGGGTGCACATGTCGCTGCACACGGGGCAGCACATGTTGTCGCGGGCGCTGATGGACATCGCGGGCGCGGCCACGGTGTCGTCGCGACTGGGGGCCACGTGCACCATCGACACGGACCAGGAGACGTTGGACGAGCAGCTCGTGGCGAAGGCGGAGGCGCACGTCAACGCCATCATCGACGCGGACCTGCCCATCCGGGCCTTCTTCCCCACGCCGGAGGAGCTGGCGGCGCTGCCGCTTCGGCGTGCGCCCAAGGTGACGGAGAACATCCGCGTCATCCAGGTGGGGGACTTCGACGTGTCGCCGTGTGGCGGGACGCACTGCACGCGCACGGGACAGGTGGGGATGGTGCGGGTGTTGGGCGTGGAGCGCTACAAGGGCAAGGGGCGGGTCCTCTTCTCGGCGGGGCCGCGCGCGCGGCGTGAGCTGTGGGAGGAGGCGGGCGTGTTGAGGGCGATGAGTCGCGCCTTCACGTGCGGACCGGCCGAGGTGCCCACGGTGGTGGAGAAGCTGCGGCGTGAGCTGACCGAGGCCCGCGAGGCGTTGGGTGCGGCGCGAGCGCGGCTGGCGGAGCACACGGCGGTGGAGCTGGCGCAGGCGCTGGAGGCGTCGACGGACAAGCAGGTGGTGGCGGTGCTCGACGGCGCGGGACCGGAGCAACTGCGCGCCGTGGCGGCGAGGCTCACGGCCCGACCGGAGGCGGTGGTGTTCCTCGCGGGTCGCGCGCCCGAGGGTTTGTCCGTGCTCATCGCGCGGGGCAGCGCGTCCACGTTCGGCTGTGGCACGTTCCTCAAGCGGGCCGCTGAGGCCACGGGCGGGCGGGGCGGTGGACGTCCGGAGCACGCCGAGGGACGGCTTCCGGCGAACACGGACTGGACCGCACTCGTGGCATCCCTGCGGGGCTGAAGCCCGCCCTGCCCCACCCTCAGTAGACGAGCCGTGGGGCCCGCATCACGGGCGAGGAGAATTCGAGGCAGGAGGCTCCGGCACCACCGGCGAGGGGGGTACGGGGGAAGCAGGGTCCTCTGTCCTAGGGGCGGGCCTCAAGGGAGGAGGCTCGCTCGCGGGAACTGGAGCCTTCGCCACCACGTCGCCCTGCGCGGTCACCGCGTAGACCTCCCACCAATCCAGGACGCGGCCACTCGGGCCACCGCAACGGTGGAAGCCCTGCTCCAGCACCACGAAGTACAAACCAGGTGTCTCTCCTGAGAAGACGGAGACATCCAGTCCCTGCTCCGGACTCGAGCACCCCGTGAACAGGTTCGGAACAGGAGGGGACTTCACGACCTGCCGAATGGCACCCGCCCCGGCGAGCACGGCCCCTGCCTCCGTGGGCTCGACGAGCGTGACGGAGGAGTCCTCGTCGGGCCAGGCCACCTCACCCTTCCAGGTCGATGCGGGCGTCACGCACCCCTGGAGAGCCATGACCCATCCCACCAGCATTCGTGCCTTGCGCATGTCCCGCACCTACTCCTCGAGTAACCGCAAGCCACAAGCACTACACTTGAGGCACCACGCTCTTGAAGGGCGGACGCGGACGAATTGGCGAGCACGTGCCCAGGGTGATCCAACGCGCCCGGGCTTCGCTCCACTGCTGCACCTCGCCCGTGGGAAAGTAGCGCAGGATGAAGCGTGACCCATCGGGCTGCTCCGCCACCAGCGCGGAGGCCATCTCGATGGCCGCGCCCTTGAAGAACGCTGGAGCCGGGTTGCCAGGAATCAACCGCACCTCCGCCATCGCGACGAACGGCTTGAACGCATCCGTCGGCCACACTCCAAGGTCTTGTGAGGAAGGGAGCGCCGCGCAGGGATGGTTGTGCACGTACCCAACGACCCACACCTCTGACGGTGCGAAGTCCTCATCCTCCACCTCGAAGAAGGGCCTGCAGGCTGCGTGACTGCCGCGGACGGGAGACGCGACTCGCCAGGACAAGGAGTCACGCCCACCCGCCACGTACACGGTCGAGCAATACTCCGTGGACAGACCTTGGATGGGTCGCCGTGTCGCGGGGTCACACGCCTTCGCGCCAGGAAGTTTCAGCAAGGCCTCCGCCACATCCCGCAGGAGGCTTATCGGAATGGAGGCGTCCCCCGTGGGCATCTCCACGGCGGGGACCTCGGCCCAGGGCCCCCGCGCATGTGTCATCCCGGCCGCTGGCACCCCAGCCCGGGTGGAGGCGGTACATCCCCCCAGGAGCACCAGGGCAAGGACCTCGAGCAGGATGCGGTCGGAGCAGGCCATCCCCTTGGACTTTAGCGGCGGACTGAAGCGCCCCGACCGACCCTGGGCCGAACCGTGGGAGCGGAAATCACCCTCCCCTCTTCGGCCAGGTGAGTCCTTCCTTACCCGCACCCACACGCAACGCGACGCGTCACGACTCACTCCACCGAAGAGATTTTCTCCGACGCGTTCACATCGTACGGAGGGGGCGCTCCACCGGTGGAACGACATGAGAAGATGGGTGTAGGGGTTCGCGCCACGATGGACGACGGGCAGCACCGCCAGTTCGATGCTTTTGCACGCTCGCGACGACCGGGGCTGCTTCGCCTTGCCCGACGCCTGTGCTCCGGGGGTGGAATCGACCCGGAGGACCTGGTGCAAGAGACCCTCGAGCGCGCCTACCGGAACTTCGACCGGCTGGTGGCGGAGAACCCAGGCGCGGTCAGCGTGTGGCTCAGCACCACGCTGAGCAACCGCTTCCTGGACCATTGTCGTCGCAGACGCACCGAGGTCCTGGGGGCCCCCGCGCTGCGTGTGGTGCAGGACTTGGAATCCTCCGGCGAACCCGCCGCCCTCGAGCAGTGGGAGCAGGTCAGCCGCGAGGACTTCCAGAGGGCCATCGACAAGCTCCGGCCTCCCCACCTCCAGGAGGCCTACCGGCTTCACGTGGCGGGACTTCGATATCGGGCCATCGCACAGCGGTTGGATGCGCCCGAAGGAACGGTGGGACGGTGGCTCAGCGAGGCGCGGCAGGCTCTGCGGGGTCTGCTGACCCCGGGCGCCGCCTCGAGTGAAGGCAGGGCCAGACCATGACCGAGCAGTGCGACAGATTGGAGTCCTTCATCGACGGCGAGCTGGTGCCGGCGGATGCGGAGAACTTCCGCCACCACCTGACCGGCTGCGCCGCGTGCGAAACACGGATGAAGGAACTGCTCGCGCTCGAGCTCCTCGCCGACGACGCCCTGCACGAACCCGGGGACGCCACGCTGGCCTTCGTCCCTCCACCTCCCCAGCTCAAGCGGCGCCGGAGCTGGATGATGGTGGTGCCGCTGGCGCTGGCCGCGGGCCTGGCGGCGTTCGTTCTCGTGACGCGGACCGATTCGTCCTCCACCTCCCCCGAGCTGTGGCTGGGGCAGGACCCGGGCCGCACGCTCGAGGCCCGCCTCACCCATCCGGGCGCCGACCGCCATCGTCCCTACGAGGTGATGCGCAGCGGCGGCAACTCGCCCCGCGCGTTGTCCCTGCGCGAGCTGGCGAAGCTGGAGGAGGCTGGTGACGAGCGGGGCATCGCGTCCGCGTACCTGCTGCGCGGAGACCCCGCCCAGGCCGGCGCGTTCCTCGACAAGCTGCCCGCGTCCCCCGACCTGGACTCGGACCGCGCGGCGCTCGCCCTCCAGCGCGGCGCCCACGAAGAGGCCCTGGCCCTGGTGGACCGCGCGCTGAAGCTGAAGCCCGGCCACCCCCAGGCGCTGTGGAACCGGGGCCTCGCGCTCGAGAAGCTGGGACTGTCCCTGCAAGCCGCGGAGGCCTTCGAGCAGGTGGCCGCGCAGCAGGAGCCGGGCTGGAGCCAGGAGGCCGCCGAGCGCGCCGCCGACCTGCGTCGTCAGGAGGAGACCCAGCGCAAGGGATGGAAGGGCACCAAGGAGGACTGCGACCGGATGGTGGCCGGCGGTCCCGTGCTCGCCCAGGCCCAGGTGGAGCAGCACCCCGGCCTGTCCCGCCTGTGCTTCTACGATGCGCTGCGCACCGCCACCTCCGCCGAGCGCGTCGAGTCGCTGCGCCCCCTGGCCCGCCAGCTCGACACCGTGGACGGCGGCACGCACCTGGAGGACGCCCTCCTGCGCGCGGCCCGCACGGACTTCCCGGCGCGCGCGCCCTTCGTCGCGGACTACGTGCGGCTGACGCGCAACGCGCTGTCTCCGACCGAGCTCGACGCCTTCATCGTGAAGCTGCGCGAGGCCCGCCAGGAGGACCTGCTCCTGGGCGCCCTGCTCTTCCCCAAGGACTTGCGGCAGCACGAGCGTGAGTACCGCGAGCTCGCGCTGGCCACCCGGGACCCGTGGTTCGCGCTGCTCGCCGAGGAGCGCCAGGCCCGCGCGGACCTCCAGCGCGGTCAGGTTCCGCAAGCACGCACGCGGCTGGCC
Encoded proteins:
- a CDS encoding alanyl-tRNA editing protein — its product is MKTERLDYADPFLHRFTARVVGHGAWDGAPSVVLDRTAFYPEAGGQMGDQGVLGGLPVRDVQVDDAGTVHHLVEGVLPGLGVELEGVVDSERRRVHMSLHTGQHMLSRALMDIAGAATVSSRLGATCTIDTDQETLDEQLVAKAEAHVNAIIDADLPIRAFFPTPEELAALPLRRAPKVTENIRVIQVGDFDVSPCGGTHCTRTGQVGMVRVLGVERYKGKGRVLFSAGPRARRELWEEAGVLRAMSRAFTCGPAEVPTVVEKLRRELTEAREALGAARARLAEHTAVELAQALEASTDKQVVAVLDGAGPEQLRAVAARLTARPEAVVFLAGRAPEGLSVLIARGSASTFGCGTFLKRAAEATGGRGGGRPEHAEGRLPANTDWTALVASLRG
- a CDS encoding RNA polymerase sigma factor produces the protein MDDGQHRQFDAFARSRRPGLLRLARRLCSGGGIDPEDLVQETLERAYRNFDRLVAENPGAVSVWLSTTLSNRFLDHCRRRRTEVLGAPALRVVQDLESSGEPAALEQWEQVSREDFQRAIDKLRPPHLQEAYRLHVAGLRYRAIAQRLDAPEGTVGRWLSEARQALRGLLTPGAASSEGRARP